The following proteins come from a genomic window of Microbacterium sulfonylureivorans:
- a CDS encoding ATP-dependent 6-phosphofructokinase: MKIGILTSGGDCPGLNAVIRGVVLKGTTTYDLEFVGIRDGWRGVVDGDFFPLTRHEVKGLSKVGGTILGTSRTNPYEGPRGGAENIAKTMYGHRLDGIIAIGGEGTLAAANRLANDGINVLGVPKTIDNDLRATDYSFGFDTAVNIATDAMDRLRTTGDSHQRCMVAEVMGRHVGWIALHAGMAAGAHAICIPEVPMSIDEIASLVSRAHDRGRAPLIVVSEGFTLTGMDEAFSDKGLDAFNRPRLGGISEVIAPEIERLTGIETRSTVLGHIQRGGSPSGFDRVLATRLGLHAADAVVDGAWGQMVAMRGTDIVRVPFAEALGELNTVPLYRYEEAAALFG; this comes from the coding sequence ATGAAGATCGGCATCCTGACCAGCGGCGGCGACTGCCCCGGACTGAACGCGGTCATCCGCGGCGTCGTGCTCAAGGGAACGACGACGTACGACCTCGAGTTCGTCGGCATCCGCGACGGCTGGCGCGGTGTCGTCGACGGCGACTTCTTCCCGCTCACGCGGCACGAGGTCAAGGGCCTCTCGAAGGTCGGCGGGACGATCCTGGGCACGAGCCGCACCAACCCGTACGAGGGCCCCCGCGGCGGTGCGGAGAACATCGCGAAGACGATGTACGGCCACCGCCTCGACGGCATCATCGCGATCGGCGGCGAGGGCACCCTCGCGGCGGCGAATCGCCTCGCCAACGACGGCATCAACGTGCTCGGCGTCCCCAAGACGATCGACAACGACCTGCGCGCGACGGACTACTCGTTCGGCTTCGACACAGCCGTGAACATCGCCACCGATGCCATGGACCGCCTCCGCACCACCGGCGACTCGCACCAGCGCTGCATGGTCGCCGAGGTCATGGGCCGCCACGTCGGCTGGATCGCCCTGCACGCCGGCATGGCAGCGGGCGCGCACGCGATCTGCATCCCCGAGGTTCCGATGTCGATCGACGAGATCGCATCGCTCGTCTCGCGCGCCCACGACCGCGGTCGCGCGCCGCTCATCGTCGTGTCGGAGGGCTTCACACTCACCGGCATGGACGAGGCCTTCAGCGACAAGGGCCTCGATGCGTTCAACCGCCCGCGCCTGGGCGGCATCAGCGAGGTCATCGCGCCCGAGATCGAGCGCCTGACCGGCATCGAGACCCGGTCCACGGTCCTCGGGCACATCCAGCGCGGCGGATCGCCGTCCGGATTCGACCGCGTCCTCGCGACTCGCCTGGGACTGCACGCGGCCGACGCGGTGGTCGACGGCGCGTGGGGACAGATGGTGGCCATGCGCGGCACGGACATCGTCCGCGTGCCGTTCGCCGAGGCGCTCGGCGAGCTCAACACCGTTCCGCTCTACCGCTACGAAGAGGCCGCGGCGCTCTTCGGCTGA
- a CDS encoding DEAD/DEAH box helicase, giving the protein MPPTAPAQTSAQRRRKTSSARRDDEAPIIPILARKVREVEAKAQRGKLGPTNRVKFQVIAFLVREERARVKGDPTVADAARSELLKRLDGVATILAKTAARDTSLIQLLEVDQATSPVARRMRRDWLLESGAELPPDELIITDVQPVSAPVVPAALAERQVIPPQVEARREANPFLPPDLSVRAPKETPRRRLDGWELMGPLYKAFEMGAGGGAASMDLPPVPEFDRLSPKGLEIMVHQSRFLESVRAGHRTFLLADEPGLGKTAESVLAASVAGAYPLLVVVPNVVKMNWAREVERWTPQRRATVIHGDGEGIDAFADVFIVNYEILDRHLSWLSSLGLKGMVVDEAHFIKNLTSQRSQNVLALATRIREQVADPLLLALTGTPLINDVEDFDAIWRFLGWTNGEKPGPVLMERLDETGLTPADKAFYPEAREAVISMGIVRRRKKDVAADLPDKLIADLPVELDDEFGRSIRQAERELGERLAAKYRRIIEARGDRGLAPGEIDADIVRLIAHNELEESKSAGAGSENVFTMVRKIGQAKALLAADYAVQLQRSVGKVVFFAKHIDVMDAAEAHFAGAGLKTISIRGDQTTSVRQQGIDAFNSDPSVGIAVCSLTAAGVGLNMQASSNVVLAELSWTAAEQTQAIDRVHRIGQDEPVTAWRIIAAHTIDTKIAELIDSKQGLAARALDGEAVDPQSSDSVQLSALMHLLRQALGGD; this is encoded by the coding sequence ATGCCGCCCACGGCACCCGCCCAGACGTCCGCTCAGCGACGCCGGAAGACCTCTTCCGCCCGCCGCGACGACGAGGCGCCCATCATCCCGATCCTCGCGCGCAAGGTGCGCGAGGTCGAGGCCAAGGCCCAGCGCGGCAAGCTCGGGCCCACCAACCGTGTCAAGTTCCAGGTCATCGCGTTCCTGGTGCGCGAGGAGCGTGCCCGCGTCAAGGGCGACCCGACGGTCGCCGACGCCGCGCGCTCCGAGCTGCTGAAGCGGCTCGACGGTGTCGCGACGATCCTGGCGAAGACCGCGGCCCGCGACACCTCGCTCATCCAGCTGCTCGAGGTCGACCAGGCCACGTCGCCGGTCGCGCGTCGCATGCGCCGCGACTGGCTGCTCGAGTCCGGCGCCGAGCTGCCGCCGGACGAGCTCATCATCACCGACGTGCAGCCCGTCTCCGCACCGGTCGTTCCGGCGGCTCTTGCCGAGCGTCAGGTGATCCCGCCGCAGGTCGAGGCGCGCCGTGAGGCGAATCCCTTCCTGCCGCCCGACCTCAGCGTCCGCGCGCCCAAGGAGACCCCCCGCCGCCGGCTCGACGGGTGGGAGCTCATGGGCCCGCTCTACAAGGCGTTCGAGATGGGCGCCGGCGGCGGCGCCGCGTCGATGGATCTGCCGCCCGTGCCGGAGTTCGACCGTCTCTCGCCCAAGGGCCTCGAGATCATGGTCCACCAGTCGCGCTTCCTCGAGTCGGTCCGCGCGGGCCACCGCACCTTCCTCCTCGCCGACGAGCCGGGCCTCGGAAAGACGGCCGAGTCGGTGCTCGCGGCATCCGTCGCGGGAGCCTATCCGCTCCTCGTCGTCGTGCCCAACGTCGTCAAGATGAACTGGGCGCGCGAGGTCGAGCGGTGGACGCCGCAGCGCCGCGCGACCGTCATCCACGGCGACGGTGAGGGCATCGACGCGTTCGCCGACGTCTTCATCGTCAACTACGAGATCCTCGACCGCCACCTCTCATGGCTCAGCTCGCTGGGTCTCAAGGGCATGGTCGTCGACGAGGCCCACTTCATCAAGAACCTCACCTCCCAGCGCTCGCAGAACGTTCTGGCGCTCGCGACGCGCATCCGGGAGCAGGTCGCCGATCCGCTCCTGCTCGCGCTCACCGGCACGCCGCTGATCAACGACGTCGAGGACTTCGACGCGATCTGGCGCTTCCTCGGGTGGACCAACGGCGAGAAGCCCGGCCCGGTCCTCATGGAGCGACTCGACGAGACCGGCCTCACGCCGGCCGACAAGGCGTTCTATCCGGAGGCGCGCGAGGCCGTCATCTCGATGGGCATCGTGCGACGCCGGAAGAAGGATGTCGCGGCCGACCTGCCCGACAAGCTCATCGCCGATCTGCCCGTCGAACTCGACGACGAGTTCGGCCGGTCGATCCGGCAGGCCGAGCGCGAGCTCGGCGAGCGTCTCGCCGCGAAGTACCGGCGCATCATCGAGGCCCGTGGCGACCGGGGCCTCGCCCCGGGCGAGATCGACGCAGACATCGTCCGCCTCATCGCGCACAACGAGCTCGAGGAGTCGAAATCCGCGGGCGCCGGCAGCGAGAACGTGTTCACGATGGTGCGCAAGATCGGTCAGGCCAAGGCGCTGCTCGCCGCGGACTATGCGGTGCAGCTGCAGCGCTCGGTCGGCAAGGTCGTCTTCTTCGCGAAGCACATCGACGTGATGGACGCCGCCGAGGCGCACTTCGCGGGCGCGGGTCTCAAGACGATCTCGATCCGCGGCGATCAGACCACCTCGGTGCGGCAGCAGGGCATCGACGCGTTCAACAGCGACCCGTCGGTGGGGATCGCGGTCTGCTCGCTCACTGCGGCCGGCGTCGGCCTCAACATGCAGGCCTCATCGAACGTCGTGCTCGCCGAGCTGTCGTGGACGGCCGCCGAGCAGACTCAGGCGATCGACCGCGTGCACCGCATCGGTCAGGACGAGCCCGTGACGGCATGGCGCATCATCGCCGCGCACACGATCGACACCAAGATCGCCGAGCTCATCGACTCCAAGCAGGGACTCGCAGCGCGCGCCCTCGACGGCGAGGCGGTCGATCCGCAGTCGAGCGACTCGGTGCAGCTGTCGGCGCTCATGCACCTGCTCCGTCAGGCGCTCGGCGGCGACTGA
- a CDS encoding glycerophosphodiester phosphodiesterase — protein MPHSAASDRAGDRIHSLLVVCVLAVASLVIAFLGAGPARVSATELLGDPRTPGDAAFIASHRGGGATAPENTLPAVAAALADGFGYVEVDVALTSDGHPVLMHDSKVDRTTDGAGRLADLSLAEVRRLDAGAWFDPLYTGTRVPTLAEFLDLLDDSGGRAIIELKGTWDAAAVDRALDEVAARDLERRIAIASFDARTLALSAAGSEVVSRLLILKHVPKDVVTATEQAGVRGIIVDRKAVLARPEIVDQLHEAGARVVVYTLNKDAQWDAVTALGVDGIVTDDPHMLSEWQNTYADHG, from the coding sequence ATGCCCCACTCCGCGGCATCCGATCGCGCCGGCGACCGGATCCACTCCCTGCTCGTCGTGTGCGTGCTCGCTGTCGCGAGCCTCGTCATCGCGTTCCTCGGCGCCGGCCCCGCGCGCGTCAGCGCGACCGAGCTGCTGGGCGACCCGCGCACCCCCGGAGACGCCGCGTTCATCGCGAGCCATCGCGGCGGGGGTGCGACCGCGCCCGAGAACACCCTGCCCGCAGTGGCCGCCGCGCTGGCCGACGGGTTCGGCTACGTCGAGGTCGACGTCGCGCTGACCTCCGACGGGCACCCCGTCCTGATGCACGATTCCAAAGTCGATCGCACGACGGACGGCGCGGGGCGCCTCGCCGACCTCTCGTTGGCCGAGGTGCGCCGTCTCGACGCCGGGGCATGGTTCGATCCGCTCTACACGGGCACGCGGGTCCCGACGCTGGCGGAGTTCCTCGACCTCCTCGACGACTCGGGCGGGCGGGCGATCATCGAGCTGAAGGGCACGTGGGACGCCGCAGCCGTCGACCGTGCGCTGGACGAGGTGGCGGCACGTGATCTCGAGCGCCGCATCGCGATCGCGAGCTTCGACGCGCGCACGCTCGCGCTGTCGGCTGCCGGCTCGGAGGTCGTGTCGCGGCTGCTGATCCTCAAGCACGTGCCGAAGGACGTCGTGACGGCGACGGAGCAGGCGGGGGTGCGGGGGATCATCGTCGATCGCAAGGCGGTGCTCGCCCGGCCGGAGATCGTCGACCAGCTGCACGAGGCGGGTGCCCGCGTGGTCGTCTACACGCTCAACAAGGACGCTCAGTGGGATGCCGTGACCGCGCTGGGCGTGGACGGCATCGTCACCGACGACCCGCACATGCTGTCCGAGTGGCAGAACACCTACGCCGACCACGGCTGA
- the coaBC gene encoding bifunctional phosphopantothenoylcysteine decarboxylase/phosphopantothenate--cysteine ligase CoaBC: protein MFVVVGVTGGIAAYKTVHLVRLLVKEGHEVHVVPTDDAVRFVGLPTWEAISRHSVTTSVHDDVARVRHVSLGQSADLVIVAPATANTLAKMATGLADDLLGTTLLATTAPVVVAPAMHTEMWRHPATMANIATLRARGVITVGPADGELTGGDSGPGRMSEPEDIVAAALAAAGAPEADLAGLRAVVTAGGTREPIDPVRFIGNRSSGKQGVAVALAAADRGADVVLIAAYVDEGVLGEASAHPRVRVVRAGTAAELAAAVGHEAGEADAIVMAAAVADYRVADVSEAKLTKDAAAGPGVTLHLVENDDILAGLVGARREGQTVVGFAAETPGEGETLLDRGRRKAARKGADLLAVNQVGWAQGFEVDENEVMILDASGGVVATPRGSKREVADALWDAVRENRGKTK, encoded by the coding sequence GTGTTCGTCGTGGTCGGAGTCACCGGTGGCATCGCCGCCTACAAGACGGTGCACCTCGTGCGCCTCCTCGTGAAGGAAGGCCATGAGGTGCACGTCGTGCCGACGGACGACGCCGTGCGCTTCGTGGGGCTGCCGACGTGGGAGGCGATCAGCCGTCATTCCGTGACGACCTCCGTCCACGACGACGTGGCTCGTGTCCGCCACGTCTCGCTCGGCCAGTCGGCCGATCTCGTGATCGTGGCGCCCGCGACCGCGAACACCCTGGCGAAGATGGCCACCGGCCTGGCGGACGACCTTCTCGGAACGACCCTACTCGCCACCACGGCACCGGTCGTCGTGGCTCCGGCGATGCACACCGAGATGTGGCGGCATCCCGCGACCATGGCCAACATCGCGACCCTGCGCGCCCGCGGCGTGATCACCGTCGGCCCCGCCGACGGCGAGCTCACCGGCGGAGACAGCGGCCCGGGGCGGATGTCGGAGCCCGAGGACATCGTGGCGGCGGCGCTCGCCGCAGCGGGCGCCCCCGAGGCCGACCTCGCGGGACTCCGTGCCGTTGTCACGGCAGGCGGCACCCGGGAGCCGATCGACCCCGTCCGCTTCATCGGCAACCGGTCCAGCGGCAAGCAGGGGGTCGCTGTGGCGCTCGCCGCGGCGGACCGCGGCGCCGACGTCGTGCTGATCGCGGCGTACGTCGACGAGGGGGTGCTGGGAGAGGCATCCGCCCACCCCCGTGTCCGGGTGGTGCGGGCGGGCACAGCGGCAGAGCTCGCGGCCGCGGTCGGCCACGAGGCCGGCGAGGCCGATGCGATCGTGATGGCCGCCGCCGTCGCCGACTACCGGGTGGCGGACGTGTCGGAGGCGAAGCTGACCAAGGATGCCGCGGCCGGGCCGGGCGTCACCCTGCACCTCGTCGAGAACGACGACATCCTGGCAGGCCTCGTGGGTGCCCGGCGCGAGGGTCAGACCGTCGTCGGATTCGCGGCCGAGACTCCTGGAGAGGGCGAGACGCTGCTCGACCGCGGCCGCCGCAAGGCGGCGCGCAAGGGCGCGGATCTGCTGGCCGTGAACCAGGTCGGCTGGGCGCAGGGCTTCGAGGTCGACGAGAACGAGGTCATGATCCTCGACGCGTCGGGCGGGGTGGTCGCGACGCCGCGCGGGTCCAAGCGCGAGGTCGCCGATGCGCTCTGGGACGCGGTGCGCGAAAACCGGGGGAAAACTAAGTAA
- a CDS encoding NRDE family protein, translated as MCTVVIRIPESADEPARVLAIRDEDPDRPWNPLGRWWPEAHDGVVGVRDVRAGGAWLAADPETRRLSVLLNRADVSTTPESELVSRGGIVLESVAGRSPTAQPRTHGFNLVEVDASSARVLTWDGDALRAVDLTPGTHMIAHDDVDDPATPRIARWLEEFRDAPPAEGERWWEPWVDVLERSTELGSTDDRAIIRDNRPYGYPTLSLLACVASVSAEGVEVAYGELHEPGRWGGLDLS; from the coding sequence ATGTGCACCGTCGTCATCCGCATCCCCGAATCGGCGGATGAGCCGGCGCGCGTGCTCGCGATCCGCGACGAAGACCCGGATCGGCCCTGGAATCCGCTCGGCCGGTGGTGGCCCGAGGCCCACGACGGCGTGGTCGGGGTGCGCGACGTGCGCGCCGGCGGCGCATGGCTCGCCGCCGATCCGGAGACCCGGCGGCTGTCGGTGCTGCTCAACCGCGCCGACGTCTCCACCACGCCGGAGTCCGAGCTCGTCTCGCGCGGCGGCATCGTGCTCGAGTCCGTCGCCGGGCGCTCCCCCACGGCGCAGCCGCGCACGCACGGCTTCAACCTTGTCGAGGTGGATGCCTCGTCGGCGCGCGTGCTGACGTGGGACGGCGACGCCCTCAGGGCCGTCGACCTGACGCCCGGTACGCACATGATCGCCCACGACGACGTCGACGATCCCGCGACGCCGCGGATCGCGCGGTGGCTCGAGGAGTTCCGCGACGCGCCCCCCGCCGAGGGTGAGCGGTGGTGGGAGCCGTGGGTCGACGTGCTCGAGAGGTCGACGGAGCTCGGCAGTACCGACGACCGGGCGATCATCCGCGACAACCGCCCGTACGGCTACCCCACGCTGTCGCTGCTGGCGTGCGTCGCCTCGGTGTCGGCCGAGGGCGTCGAGGTCGCCTACGGGGAGCTGCACGAGCCCGGCCGCTGGGGCGGGCTCGACCTGAGCTGA
- a CDS encoding aldehyde dehydrogenase family protein has product MSKRLTVPKTYKLYIGGKFPRSESGRTYEVVSAKGDFLANAALASRKDARDAVTAARGAVKGWADATAYNRGQVLYRVAEILEGRKAQFVDEIVQQTGVSASVAAAEVDEAIDRWVWYAGWCDKFGQVAGNGNPVAGPYFNISVPEPTGVVAVVAPQDTALVGLVSVIAPALVSGNSVVALASQRFPLSAISLAEVLATSDVPGGVVNVLTGSPAEMAPWLASHPDVHGLDLAGAGELDWVDLQIAAAETLTRVLPPEQGSDAAAPSLERIAAFTETKTVWHTKSLV; this is encoded by the coding sequence GTGAGCAAGCGTCTGACCGTGCCGAAGACCTACAAGCTCTACATCGGCGGGAAGTTCCCCCGCAGCGAGTCCGGCCGCACCTATGAGGTCGTCTCGGCCAAGGGCGACTTCCTCGCGAATGCGGCGCTCGCCTCCCGCAAGGACGCCCGGGATGCCGTCACCGCCGCGCGCGGGGCCGTCAAGGGCTGGGCGGATGCCACGGCCTACAACCGCGGCCAGGTGCTCTACCGAGTCGCCGAGATCCTCGAGGGCCGCAAAGCCCAGTTCGTGGACGAGATCGTGCAGCAGACCGGGGTATCGGCATCCGTCGCCGCGGCCGAGGTCGACGAGGCGATCGACCGCTGGGTCTGGTACGCCGGGTGGTGCGACAAGTTCGGCCAGGTCGCCGGCAACGGCAACCCCGTCGCCGGCCCGTACTTCAACATCTCGGTGCCCGAGCCCACCGGTGTCGTCGCGGTCGTCGCGCCGCAGGACACCGCCCTCGTCGGTCTCGTGTCGGTCATCGCGCCCGCGCTGGTGTCGGGCAACTCGGTGGTGGCCCTGGCGTCGCAGCGCTTCCCGCTGTCGGCGATCAGCCTTGCGGAGGTGCTCGCGACGAGCGACGTGCCCGGGGGAGTCGTGAACGTCCTGACCGGGTCGCCGGCCGAGATGGCGCCGTGGCTCGCGTCGCACCCCGACGTGCACGGGCTCGACCTCGCCGGCGCCGGCGAGCTCGACTGGGTCGACCTTCAGATCGCCGCGGCGGAGACGCTCACGCGCGTCCTTCCGCCGGAGCAGGGGTCGGATGCCGCGGCCCCGAGTCTCGAGCGGATCGCGGCGTTCACCGAGACGAAGACGGTGTGGCACACGAAGAGCCTGGTCTAG
- a CDS encoding aldehyde dehydrogenase family protein: MSFLEYAPAPESRAILNLRDEYGLFIDGEFRPGGGESFATISPADEKHIATIATASEADVDAAVAAARRAYDKTWSKMSGRDRGKYLFRIARLVQERARELAVAESLDNGKPIKESRDVDVPLVAAWFFYYAGWADKLDYAGLGADPKALGVAGQVIPWNFPLLMLAWKIAPALAAGNTVVIKPAETTPLSALIFAEILQQADLPPGVVNIVTGAGSTGAALVRHPDVNKVAFTGSTPVGREIAKAVAGTDKKLTLELGGKAANIVFEDAPIDQAIEGIVNGIFFNQGHVCCAGSRLLVQESIHDEVVDRLKSRLSTLRLGDPLDKNTDIGAINSRAQLDRIRELSRIGEEEGAVRWSADCVIPDNGFWFAPTIFTNVQASHRIARDEIFGPVLSVLTFRTPAEAIEKANNTPYGLSAGIWTDKGSRILAVADRLRAGVIWANTFNRFDPSSPFGGYKESGYGREGGRHGLLAYLKGARA, encoded by the coding sequence ATGAGCTTCCTGGAATACGCACCCGCCCCGGAGTCCCGGGCGATCCTCAACCTGCGCGACGAGTACGGGCTGTTCATCGACGGCGAGTTCCGCCCCGGCGGCGGCGAGTCCTTCGCGACGATCTCGCCCGCCGACGAGAAGCACATCGCGACCATCGCGACGGCCAGCGAGGCGGATGTCGATGCCGCCGTCGCCGCCGCACGTCGCGCGTACGACAAGACGTGGTCGAAGATGAGCGGCCGCGACCGCGGCAAGTACCTCTTCCGCATCGCCCGCCTCGTGCAGGAGCGCGCCCGCGAGCTCGCCGTCGCCGAGAGCCTCGACAACGGCAAGCCGATCAAGGAGAGCCGCGACGTCGACGTGCCCCTCGTGGCCGCGTGGTTCTTCTACTACGCCGGCTGGGCCGACAAGCTCGACTACGCGGGGCTCGGCGCCGACCCGAAGGCGCTCGGCGTCGCGGGCCAGGTCATCCCGTGGAACTTCCCGCTGCTCATGCTCGCGTGGAAGATCGCCCCGGCGCTCGCCGCGGGCAACACCGTCGTGATCAAGCCTGCCGAGACGACGCCGCTCTCGGCGCTCATCTTCGCCGAGATCCTGCAGCAGGCCGACCTGCCGCCGGGTGTCGTGAACATCGTCACCGGGGCCGGGTCGACCGGTGCGGCGCTGGTGCGGCATCCCGACGTGAACAAGGTCGCCTTCACCGGATCCACCCCGGTGGGCCGCGAGATCGCGAAGGCCGTCGCCGGCACCGACAAGAAGCTGACGCTCGAGCTCGGCGGCAAGGCCGCGAACATCGTGTTCGAGGACGCGCCGATCGATCAGGCCATCGAGGGGATCGTCAACGGCATCTTCTTCAACCAGGGCCACGTGTGCTGCGCCGGCAGCCGCCTGCTCGTGCAGGAGTCGATCCACGACGAGGTCGTCGATCGGCTCAAGTCGCGCCTGTCGACGCTGCGCCTCGGCGACCCGCTCGACAAGAACACCGACATCGGCGCCATCAACTCGCGCGCGCAACTCGACCGCATCCGCGAGCTCAGCCGCATCGGCGAGGAGGAGGGCGCGGTCCGGTGGAGCGCCGACTGCGTCATCCCCGACAACGGATTCTGGTTCGCGCCGACGATCTTCACGAACGTCCAGGCCAGCCACCGGATCGCGCGGGACGAGATCTTCGGGCCGGTGCTGTCGGTGCTCACCTTCCGCACGCCCGCCGAGGCCATCGAGAAGGCCAACAACACCCCGTACGGCCTGTCTGCCGGCATCTGGACGGACAAGGGCTCGCGCATCCTCGCCGTGGCCGACCGTCTGCGCGCGGGCGTCATCTGGGCGAACACGTTCAACCGCTTCGACCCGTCGAGTCCGTTCGGCGGCTACAAGGAGTCCGGCTACGGCCGCGAGGGCGGCCGCCACGGCCTGCTCGCCTACCTGAAGGGAGCACGCGCGTGA
- the deoC gene encoding deoxyribose-phosphate aldolase translates to MSRTDLQTLPERAVALLGGEPDDTTLRRYLHGLPGVDAVGLEQRAAGLGTRSIKTTSKAWALDRIIELIDLTTLEGADTPGKVRSLVAKALNPDASDPTCPRVAAVCVYGDMVPYAVEALGAAHGDPDEGGVSVAAVATAFPSGRSSLEIKLADTADAVAAGADEIDMVIDRGAFLSGRYGLVFDQIARVKEACRREDGTYASLKVILETGELNTYDNVKRASWLSILAGGDFIKTSTGKVQPAATLPVTLLMLEVVRDWHRATGEKVGVKPAGGIRTSKDAIKYLVTVAETVGEEWLQPHLFRFGASSLLNDVLLQRQKLTSGHYTGADYVTID, encoded by the coding sequence ATGAGCCGGACCGACCTGCAGACACTGCCCGAGCGGGCTGTCGCGCTGCTCGGCGGGGAGCCCGACGACACCACGCTGCGCCGCTACCTCCACGGCCTTCCCGGCGTCGACGCCGTGGGCCTGGAGCAGCGCGCGGCAGGACTCGGGACCCGATCGATCAAGACCACGTCGAAGGCGTGGGCGCTCGACAGGATCATCGAGCTCATCGACCTGACGACCCTCGAGGGGGCCGACACCCCGGGCAAGGTGCGCTCGCTCGTCGCGAAGGCACTGAATCCGGATGCCTCCGACCCGACCTGCCCGCGCGTGGCGGCGGTGTGCGTCTACGGCGACATGGTGCCGTACGCGGTCGAGGCGCTCGGCGCCGCGCACGGCGACCCCGACGAGGGCGGCGTGAGCGTCGCAGCCGTGGCGACCGCGTTCCCGAGCGGACGCTCGTCGCTGGAGATCAAGCTCGCCGATACGGCCGATGCCGTCGCGGCGGGCGCCGACGAGATCGACATGGTCATCGACCGGGGTGCATTCCTCTCCGGCCGCTACGGCCTGGTGTTCGACCAGATCGCCCGCGTGAAGGAGGCGTGCCGTCGCGAGGACGGAACGTACGCCTCGCTCAAGGTGATCCTCGAGACCGGCGAGCTGAACACCTACGACAACGTCAAGCGCGCGTCGTGGCTGTCGATCCTCGCAGGCGGCGACTTCATCAAGACGTCGACCGGCAAGGTGCAGCCTGCGGCGACGCTGCCGGTCACCCTGCTGATGCTCGAGGTCGTGCGCGACTGGCACCGTGCGACCGGCGAGAAGGTCGGTGTGAAGCCGGCCGGCGGCATCCGCACCTCCAAGGACGCCATCAAGTACCTCGTCACGGTCGCCGAGACCGTCGGCGAGGAGTGGCTCCAGCCGCACCTGTTCCGGTTCGGAGCCTCCAGCCTCCTCAACGACGTGCTGCTCCAGCGACAGAAGCTGACGAGCGGGCACTACACCGGCGCCGACTACGTGACGATCGACTGA
- a CDS encoding bifunctional riboflavin kinase/FAD synthetase — MIVFHDPAEVPAGFGPSVVAIGKFDGVHTGHRAVIDRARVDAATGGARVVAVTFDRNPLALLRPELCPENLIGVHQKLQLLAETGVDATLMLRFDQELADLSAREFVEHVLVGALEVRTVLVGLDFRFGRGGAGDPELLAELGREFGFDVDVVDDVRAIEAGRRVSSSWIRELLSAGDVETAAKLLGRAPSVWGEVVHGLKRGRELGFPTANLAADCEGFVPADGVYAGWLIDESPAEGLRTGIRYPAAISVGTNPTFDDVPVRQVEAYVLDETGLDLYGHRVEIRFTARIRGMVAFEGIDALAVQIADDVAEVRRILT, encoded by the coding sequence GTGATCGTCTTCCACGATCCTGCGGAGGTGCCCGCGGGATTCGGTCCTTCGGTCGTCGCCATCGGCAAGTTCGACGGCGTCCACACCGGTCACCGCGCGGTGATCGACCGGGCACGGGTGGACGCCGCTACCGGCGGCGCGCGCGTGGTGGCGGTCACGTTCGACCGCAATCCGCTGGCGCTCCTGCGCCCCGAGCTCTGTCCCGAGAACCTCATCGGGGTGCACCAGAAGCTCCAGCTCCTCGCCGAGACGGGCGTCGACGCCACGCTGATGCTGCGGTTCGACCAGGAGCTGGCCGACCTCTCCGCCCGCGAGTTCGTCGAGCACGTGCTCGTCGGAGCGCTCGAGGTGCGGACGGTGCTCGTCGGACTCGACTTCCGGTTCGGCCGCGGGGGAGCGGGCGACCCCGAGCTCCTCGCGGAGCTCGGCCGCGAGTTCGGCTTCGACGTCGATGTGGTCGACGACGTGCGCGCGATCGAGGCCGGAAGACGCGTGTCGTCGTCGTGGATCCGGGAACTGCTGTCGGCGGGCGACGTCGAGACCGCGGCGAAGCTGCTCGGGCGCGCACCGTCTGTATGGGGCGAGGTCGTGCACGGGCTGAAGCGGGGCCGCGAGCTGGGCTTCCCCACGGCGAACCTCGCGGCGGATTGCGAGGGATTCGTCCCGGCCGACGGGGTCTACGCCGGCTGGCTCATCGACGAGTCGCCCGCCGAGGGGCTGCGCACCGGCATCCGCTATCCGGCTGCGATCAGCGTCGGCACCAACCCGACGTTCGATGACGTGCCGGTCCGGCAGGTCGAGGCGTACGTGCTGGACGAGACGGGTCTCGACCTGTACGGCCACCGCGTCGAGATCCGATTCACGGCCAGGATCCGCGGTATGGTCGCGTTCGAAGGCATCGACGCCCTCGCCGTGCAGATCGCCGACGATGTGGCGGAGGTCCGGAGGATCCTGACATGA